The following coding sequences are from one Maniola jurtina chromosome 14, ilManJurt1.1, whole genome shotgun sequence window:
- the LOC123872028 gene encoding uncharacterized protein LOC123872028 — MQNFIRSATLLLAVAATCAAPASPADDNLTLDRKEPTTHELLSSLGLKKLRIPAAHHRKRLAEQGRRHATGDSRMYVIKLPPNMNYYSHPDPAPASARTLPLQMKSNGKPARVYHWNLPVIQKLAKNRPQARFDDDVVNVESTPTWPKHPNSIDALAYYVPSKKTSFRKYYSGNGKPKSFYVIEKDKSSAEYHRLLP, encoded by the coding sequence ATCGGCAACCCTGCTGCTCGCAGTAGCAGCAACCTGCGCCGCGCCCGCATCCCCAGCCGACGACAACCTCACCTTAGACAGGAAAGAACCAACCACACACGAGCTGCTCAGCTCCCTCGGTCTCAAGAAGCTCAGAATACCAGCCGCGCATCACAGGAAACGCTTAGCCGAACAGGGCAGACGACACGCCACCGGCGACTCGAGGATGTACGTCATCAAACTACCACCGAACATGAACTACTACAGTCACCCCGACCCGGCTCCCGCGTCAGCGAGAACTCTACCCCTACAGATGAAAAGCAACGGCAAGCCAGCTCGAGTATATCACTGGAACCTCCCTGTCATACAGAAACTAGCGAAAAACCGGCCTCAAGCGAGATTCGACGACGATGTGGTGAACGTGGAAAGTACTCCCACATGGCCGAAACATCCGAATTCGATCGACGCATTGGCATATTATGTGCCCTCCAAAAAGACCTCCTTCAGGAAATATTATTCTGGCAACGGGAAACCTAAGTCGTTCTACGTGATCGAAAAGGACAAGAGTTCCGCTGAATACCATAGGTTACTGCCATAA